The DNA segment TTCTCATAAGAGTAGTCTTGCCAGCGCCATTAGGACCCAGCAGGCCGAACATACCGCTCCCGATTTCGAGGGAGACGCCGGCTAGAGCCCTGAACGGTTGCTTTTTCCTGCCGATGTACGGGATCGCTCCGACCATGTAGAAGAAACCTTTTTTAATCGTCGCAAGGCGGCCGCTTATCCGGGCGATGTTCACGTTTTCGCGGTGAAGATGCTCGGACGTCTTGTAGATAAACAGGAGTATATACCAGAAGAATCCAGCGAAAATGACAGCGGCAGTGTTATGCCACCTCAGCCAGAATACTATCAGGTTGACAAGAGGAAAAGACCACACAAAAATGGGGCGGAACAGAACCAGAGATTTTAAAACGTATTTAGTGGACCTTGCCTCTTGTCGAGGTGTATTCCGCATGCTGAGCCCGTCGGCAACAGTCAGGATGAAGAAATAGACAGAATGGCTCAACAGGAAGACCCAGAACCCGCTTTTCAAGTAGAAATAGACGAAATATGTCATGAAACCGAGCAGGGGGAGCTGCCACAACAGGGCTCCGAAATCGAGGACTCCGTTTGAGGCCATAGCCCGTTCGTTCAACATCCTGCTTTTTTTCCATTCCCTGACGAAGCGTGAGGGCTGGTCGTAGATCTTGACGAGATTTTGTATCTTTATGGTTATCGGCTGGTTCTCAGGGATTATCCTGCCGCTGGCACGACGAAGGCTGTTCAGGATGAACCAGGAGAGGCCGGGTACGGAGAGGGTGAGGACAGAGAGGAACACCAGTTTCCAGATCGTTCCGTCGACCTTCAGGTGAATGAAAGATACTCCGGCGATGAAGGCAGCAGCCTGGGAGAACTTGACCCCCGGATGAAGTCCGCGGATCCAGCTGATCCCGGATTCCAGGCCGGAATAGACCACAGGGATGAATATCAGAGTGAAGAGTGTGCTGAGTGACAGACCGCCGATGACCGTGATCGCGAACGGCGCGCCGATCAAAGTCACCTCTTCCGCCTTCCCCATTGCCAGCGGGACCATCGCGGCTATTGTGGTTATGGCTGTGATCAGGATCGGACGTGTTCTGGCCAGCCCCGCCATCATAAGTGCCCGAGACCTTCTGAAACCGCGTCGTCTCAATATCAGCGAGTAGTCGATAAGTATGATCCCGTTGTTCACTACGACTCCGAGCAGGATGAGAAATCCTGTGAGGGTGTAGGCGTTGATGAGGGATGTCCCCGTGAAGATAAGAAGCCAGAACGATCCGATCGCGGCGAGGGGGATCGTGAACATCATCACTACGGGTGTGGAGAGCGATTCGAATACCGACGCGAGGATCATGTAGATCAGAATGAAAGCCGCAAGGATCAGAAATTTGAACTCGCTGTAGTCGTTCTCCTCATGCACGACTTCTACGGCCATACCGGGAGGTATGACAAGTCCCTCCACCAGTTCGTCCACTTCAGCCCGTGCCGCTTCGAGAAGGTCCCTGGAGCTGTTGACGTCGGAAGTGAATTGATAGATCACTTCGACCTGTTTCTCCTGGTTGACTCGCGAGATCGTCGGCATGCCGTGCGAGTAGATTATCCGGCTGATGTTCTGGAGGTCGACGGTAGCTCCTGTGGCTCCCTGGACCTGCATTGTCCTGAGATCCTCGATCTCCCTGTCCCGTTGGTCTTTTGTCTTTATTATGATGTCATATTCGTCGGCACCCTGTTTGAAGGAGACCCTGCTTGAATATTCGTTATCGAAAGAACCAAGCTCGGAGGCGATGTTGGCGAGCGTGATATCGTAATAACTCATCACCCTGGTGTCAAAGAGAAGGTGTATCTCCGGACTGTTCTCGCTGATATTCATGCCGGCCGATGTGACCGAACTGTTGTTTTCGAGGAAATATTTGATGCTTTCGCCGAAATCCTGCATCGTCTCAATATTATTGCCTTTGATTACGACTTTCTCCTGCTGGGACCCGATACCGAACATCCTCTCGATCGATCTTCCCATGTTGCCGCCACCACTCCGGAAACGCCTGCTCGACTGGGGGGGATCGAAGCTGGTCTCCGCGGCCCTGAATCCTGATATCCTCTTGTCGATATCGTCCTTGATCGCCTGCAGGTCCCTGCCGGCGATCTTCTGATAATCGTCCTGCAGACTTATACTGATAGAAGCTTCCTCTTCCTCTATCCAGCTTATCACATCGAGTTTTTCCTCTATGGGGGCGATCCTCTGTTCGAGATCAGCTACCGCAAGGTCGGTGTTCTCGAGAGTCGCGCCGGCCGGCATCGTGACATAGAGGTCGATACTGGCAGATTCGGCTTCTCTGCTCACGTTGATGGAGAGGCTGAAACATATGATCACGCTTGCAAAGAATACGATTATCGCGGTTATAATAGTACGCAGAGGAAATCTGAGACAGGATTTGAGAAGCACTGTGTAGATGCCAAGGAGTCTGTTTCTCCTTGTGACTTCATGGAATCGTGCGTTTCTGGTCCGCTCTTTTTTCGAGATGAAATAATAGGTGACCATCGGTACCAGCAGAAGAGCGACTACCAGGGAGACAAGGAGGGTCGAGATGATAGATACCCCGATATGTTTTCCTATCAGTTGTATAAAAAAATCAGAAGAAAAGATAAAAGGAAGAAAGACAGTGATCGTAGTAAGCGTCGCGGCTACTATCGATCGCCAGACCTCGCTCACTCCCTGTATGACAGCGGTCTCTTTGTCTTTGCCCTCCGAGAGAAGGCGGTAGATGTTTTCAAGGACGACGACTCCGTTATCGAGGAGCATGCCGATGGCAAGAGCCATCCCGATAAGTGTGAGGCTGTTGATCGATATCCCCGCCGCATAGAAGAAATTGAACGATGTAAAGACGGAGATCGGGATAGCGAGGGCGATGATCAGGACCAGGCGGAGGTTTCTGAGAAAGACCCAGAGTATGATAACTGCGAGAAGGCCTCCGATCAGGGCCAGCTTGATTATCAGGTCGATATTCTTCTCCATCAACTCAGCAGTGTCGCTCTGTATGACGATCTCGATATCTTTTGCGGCGAAATCCCTGTTAAGACGGTCTATGATGTCGCGAGTGGTATGGGAAAGTTCTATGAGGTTGACCTGCGCGTCCCTGACCAGGGTCACAGTGACCGCGTCTTTGCCGTTGATCCTGCTTATCGATTCCTGCTCTTTTACTCCGAAATAGATCCCGGCCACGTCTTTCAGGAGGACCGGACCATTTCTGTCGACGATGATCTCTTCCAGATCCATGATGTCCATATATTCCGAAGTGACGCTTACGAAATATTTTCTGTCGCTTGTACCGGCCTGGCCCGCGAATGTGTTACTGCCGCTGTTCTGCCGTATCAGGGAAGCGATCCTCGAAGGAGTGATGCCGTAAGCTTCGATAGCCTGATCGTCAAGAATGATCTCAAGTGATTTTTCGCGCCCACCGGAAATATCGACATTTGAGATTCCGTCGATCGATTCGAACTCCCGGCGGAGCTCGTTATCCACTACGTACCTTACGCGGTCGAGTCCGCCTCCGCCACGTACCTGCAGGCTCATGAACATGTTTGATATCTGTTCAGTGTCGATCTTGACAACGGTGACCTGGTAGTTTTCCGGGAGTGACGATCTTACAGTGGTAATCTTTTCGTGAAGCTTGAGATAAGCGTATTTGATCGATGTGTTCTTGTTGTAAAAGACGGTGATTCTTCCCTGGCGTCCGTATGAGACCGATTCAATCCGGTCGATGTCCTCAAGCGTACCTATCGCGCCTTCCAGCGGAAGGATGGCCTCGGTCTCCATATGCGCGGGGTCGGTCTCCTGGAAGGTGAATATCTGCACGATGAGGAAGGGGAGTTCCGCGTTTGGAAACAGCTCGACCGGCAGCAGCCTGTACGAGACATAACCCAGCATCGTCAGGGCTATGAAAAGCATGCTGATAAATGTCCTGCGGCGCGTGATCAGGTTGCCTGTCATCATTCGACCCTGTCCAGTACCGAGTAAACGCTGGGAATCACAAACAGCGTGAGAATGGTAGAAGTAACCAGCCCGCCGATGACCGCAAGAGCCATCGGGGATCTGAGAGAAGCACCTTCACCGAAGCCCAGAGTGAGAGGAAGAAGGGCCAGGATAGTTGTGGCGCTTGTCATCACTATCGGGCGGATCCTCATCCTGCCAGCTTCGATTATTGCCTGACGGGCGGCCATGCCACCCCTTCTCAGACGGTTTATTGCGTCGACCAGTATGATCGAATCGTTAACAGCTATTCCGACCAGCATGATCATTCCGATATAGGCCATGATATTGAGAGTCTTTCCCAGGATGAAGAAGATCAATATCGCGCCTACTCCGGCGAGAGGGATGGTCAGAAGGATCGAGAACGGGTGGATGAGGGATTCGAACTGGGAGGCCATTACCATATATACGAGGATGATGGAAAGGATAAGGGCGAAACGGAGGTCCTTGAACTCCGCCTGTCTTTTCTCTTCTTCCCCCGTGATGGCTATTCTGTAGTCAGAGGGAAGTTCGATCCCGGCGAGGCTTTCGCGAATATCGCCGATAACGTGGTCGAACGGCCGACCCTCACGCTGGTGGGCAGTGACTATAGCGGTGCGGACCTGGTCGTGCCTGTTGATCTCCCTGGGCGCGAAGCCGTAACGGATATCGGACAGTTCGCTGAGTCTTACCCTTGTCCCGGAGGCGTTCAGTTGAAGGTCCTGAAGGCCGCTGAGTGAAATGTCTGGTGTCCTGAGAGTTATACTCTTCTTTTCACCTTCGTACTCCCATTCTCCCGCATCTCTTCCCGTCAGGAGGTCAGATAACTGCGAACTGATGGAATTGACTCCTATGTTGTACATTCCCGCTTTCAGGCGGTCGATGACTACTTCTACCTCGGGGCGACCGTGTTCGAGACTTGTCTCCACGTTATAAAGATCTTCGATCGCGAGTAATTTTTCCTTCGTCTCGATGGCGAGCCTCTCCAGGATGTCGTTGTCATCGCCTCTGATCTCGATGACTACCGGGGCTGAATCGGTTCCGAGAGTGGCCATAAGGGCCGTCTGATCCTGCAGGAATTCCGATTCCAGCTCGGGAATCGAGGATATTGCACCTCCGAGTTTCGCGACGATCACACCCGGGTCCAGACTGGTGTCATCCTTCAGGATTATTTTAACGATAGCTGTGTTCTCGTCCTGGAAGAGGGAACTTTGAATCTCGTTCATTCCCGTGACAGGCCCGATCATGCAGAATATCGTCTCGACGTTCTCGCCGAGTATCTCCTGGATCATTTTTTCGACTCCCGCTACCGTGCCGGCAGTCCTTTCCAGTTCGGTGCCCTCTGGCAGGCTCAACCTGACCGAGAACTCGTTCACATCTGTTTTCGGAATAAACTCGCTGCCGACAACGGGTAGAAGCAAGGCTGCCAGCAGCACGAGCAACGCCGCGCCGCCTATGATACTCCACCTGTGGTTGATACTCTTCTCGAGGACGCGACCATACCATTCGAAGCTGACAGAGCGTTTTTCCCTCAAGGGAGTTTTTTCCTTCAGGAAACGGCTTGCAAGCATCGGGATCACGAAGATGGCCACCACGAGTGATGAGAGCAGTGAAAAGGCGACAGTCCATGCCTGGTCCTTGAACAGTTCACCCGACGCGCCGTGCAGGTAGACTATGGGAAGGAAAACGACGATAGTAGTTATGGTCGAAGCGGTGATAGCTCCGCTGACCTGGGACGTGCCCTCAATAGAGGCCTCCCTGAGGCTCATGCCTGTCTCGAGATTACGGATGATGTTTTCCATTACGACGATCGCGTTATCTACGAGCATCCCGGCGCCGAGTGCCAGGCCTCCCAGTGTCATTATGTTGAGCGTCAATCCGTTAAAATACATCAGATTAAAGGTGGCTACCACGGATACGGGTATTGCCATGCTTACTATGGCGGTCGTGCCGAGTCGTCTCAGGAATACGTATAGGATAATGACAGCGAGAAGTATTCCGATAAGTGCTGTCTGCTTGACCTCGTCGATCGATGTGGATATGAATTCTCCCTGATCCTGTATAACTTTCAGTTCGTAGCCGGGGAGAGCCTTTTCGAGAGTACCGAGAGCCTCATGCAAAGTGTTGGAAGCCTGAACGGTATTGAATTTCATCTCTTTATAGACAGACAGTCCCAGACACCGTCGACCGTTGAAGGTGACGATGCTCTCGGGTTCTTTTGTCGTATATTCGATTTTTGCAACATCCTTGAGGAATATCGGGGTCCGGCCGTCCAGCGTCGGTTCGGTCGATGAAGTCAGTGATCGTCCATCTGCCTGTTGTCCGTCCGACGAGGGTTCTTTCCAGGTCAGGACGATGTTCTCGATATCCGCTATCGTCTCATAAACGCTTATGCCACGAATCAGGTATCTCAAGCCCATTTCGTTGATCTCGCCCCCGGAAGCGGTCTGATTGTAGTTCTGGATGCTCTGCGATACCTGGTCAGCAGTAAGGCCGTATGCGTCGAGCAGGTAGCTGTCGGTCTCAATGAGGACCTCTTTATTTTCTTCGCCGGATATCTCGACTCCTGCTATTCCTTCGAGTCGCGACAGCTCGTTTCTGATATAGTTTTCGGCGATTTTTCTCAATTCGTCCAGGTCGGGGTTGTCCGGATGGTATAGGACGAGCGTCATGATCGGGTCGGAGTTCGGGTCGTGTTGAGTAATGGCGATCGACTGTATGTCGGAATTCTGGCTGAAATCTGTCACACTTTTCTGCAGGTCCAGAAAAGCCTCGTCCATGTCCGTGTCCCATTTGTATTCGACCGTGGTCTGTGCTGATCCGACACGGATTACCGAGGAGACACCTATGACGCCCTTTCGTCTGCTTGCCATCGACTCGATCTGTTCTATGTACTGCTTTTCAATTTCTTCCGGAGGTGCTTCCTCCGCATCGACCTCTATGTATAAACGAGGATTGTTCAGATCTGGAAAGAGGTCGATCCCAAGGCGCTGGAATGAGATGTAACCGAGCAGGAAGACCGCAAGGACGAACATCACGACCGTTACGGGGTGTTCAACAGAAAAGCGGGATATCTTTCTCATCTGACTACCTTCACTCTGGATCGATTACGAAGGGTCTCAAACCCCTTGATCACGAGCCTGTCATCCTCCTTCAGCCCTTCCAGTATCTCGATGTAATCGGGGTTCTCCAGGCCAGTCGAGACGACCCTTTCCTGAGCGGCTCCTTTTTCAACTATAAAGACCGTTTTCCCTCTCTGCTTGACGAGGATTATATTTTTGGGAATCACGATAGTGCTGTCATGTCTTGCCGTAACGATCTCTGCCTTGACAAACATTCCCGGTCTGAGGATGAACTGGTCGTTGTCGATCCTTATAGAAGCCTTGAACGACCTTGTGTCGGGGTCAAGAGTGGTAGCTACCTGTGTTATACTGCCCGCAAGCGTATCGTCCGGTACTGTATAATTCATGATCCTGACTGAAAAGCCGGGGGTGATGCTGCTGAGGTTTTTTCCTGGAAGGTTCACATCGAGGTAGAGGTTGCTGTAGTCCATCACCTGGACCACTACTTTTCCCATCTCCAGCCTTGTACCCGGTGTATAGTAGGGAAGATCGGTGATCACTCCATCGAAAGGGGCCTTTATCTGGAGCTTTGCCAGTTGAATGACCGCATTCTTGTAATCGTATTCAGCATCCATGTATGTGCGTTCGGAATTCTTCAGCTCCGTCAGAGTGACCCCACCCTTGTCGTACAGCGATTTCTGCTTTTCATAGTCGAGCCTGGAAGTTTCAAGGTGGAGTTTTTTCGAGTCGATCCTTATATTGTTTTCCTCTTCCTCGTTGATGAGGCGGGCAATGATCTGGCCTTCAGTCACCCGGTCTCCGATGGCGAAGGGCTTGCCTGTCGCACGGTTCTGCTGAAGGAAATAATCACCACTTTTTTCTGAAGTGATGGTCATCTCGGCAATCGAATTGACGGTGCCGGTCGCCGTGATAAACTGCTCTATAGATCCAGGTACGATCTCCTGAACAGAGACGGGGACGCTTATCTCTGTATCTATATCGGCATCGTCTCCGCCGCATGATGAAAACAATGCGACGACCATGATCAGTAATATTAATCTCTTCACTTTATGCTCCTTCTCAGAAAGTCCGAATCCTGTGGTCCTGTCATTCGATGACCGACCTGTTTTTCTCAAAATCCCACAACGACTGGATCTTCATGTCCAGTATAAACTGTTTGTATTTGATGAGCGCCGAGATCTCGCTGAGTCGCGCCCTTGAAAGCTGGTTCTGGTATTCGTTCAGCTGGTAACTTGAGAGATCCCCATTTTTATATTTCTCGAGGTTGATATCATAGGTCAACTCTGATCTGCGCACGTTCTGTTTTGCTATATCGATCTGAATCACCTGGTTTTCGACATTTCTATATGCCTGCCGGATAGAGATGAGAATGTTGTCCTTCTCTTCTTCAAGGGAAAGCATGTTTTTTTCCAGGGATGCTTCCGCGGCTCTCATCTCGGCCTTTTTCTCACCCCAGTCCCAGAGTGGGATCTCGAATGATATGGCTATCTGCTGGTTTTTCGTGGGAGAATCGTAGAGGTTGTTAAAGGCTTCATCCGTACCAGTCGTCCCGTAGGACAGGTTGATGTTACCGTAGAATTCATTTTTTGTCCCGGATTGGATCAGAGAGTTTCTGGCGTTTTCTATAGCGATCTGTTTCTGCCTCAGTTCTGCTCTGTGTTTCAAGCCGTGGCTGACAGCCATCGGGAGGTCTACAGGCGTCTCACGGTAGGAGATGTCGGTCGAAATCTCGAATGTTTCTTCCAGATCCAGTCCGAGAAGCTGTTTGAACATGTCCATCGCGTTTTCCAGAGTCACGATGTTGTTATGCAGGCTCGATC comes from the Candidatus Latescibacterota bacterium genome and includes:
- a CDS encoding efflux RND transporter periplasmic adaptor subunit, encoding MKRLILLIMVVALFSSCGGDDADIDTEISVPVSVQEIVPGSIEQFITATGTVNSIAEMTITSEKSGDYFLQQNRATGKPFAIGDRVTEGQIIARLINEEEENNIRIDSKKLHLETSRLDYEKQKSLYDKGGVTLTELKNSERTYMDAEYDYKNAVIQLAKLQIKAPFDGVITDLPYYTPGTRLEMGKVVVQVMDYSNLYLDVNLPGKNLSSITPGFSVRIMNYTVPDDTLAGSITQVATTLDPDTRSFKASIRIDNDQFILRPGMFVKAEIVTARHDSTIVIPKNIILVKQRGKTVFIVEKGAAQERVVSTGLENPDYIEILEGLKEDDRLVIKGFETLRNRSRVKVVR
- a CDS encoding efflux RND transporter permease subunit — its product is MRKISRFSVEHPVTVVMFVLAVFLLGYISFQRLGIDLFPDLNNPRLYIEVDAEEAPPEEIEKQYIEQIESMASRRKGVIGVSSVIRVGSAQTTVEYKWDTDMDEAFLDLQKSVTDFSQNSDIQSIAITQHDPNSDPIMTLVLYHPDNPDLDELRKIAENYIRNELSRLEGIAGVEISGEENKEVLIETDSYLLDAYGLTADQVSQSIQNYNQTASGGEINEMGLRYLIRGISVYETIADIENIVLTWKEPSSDGQQADGRSLTSSTEPTLDGRTPIFLKDVAKIEYTTKEPESIVTFNGRRCLGLSVYKEMKFNTVQASNTLHEALGTLEKALPGYELKVIQDQGEFISTSIDEVKQTALIGILLAVIILYVFLRRLGTTAIVSMAIPVSVVATFNLMYFNGLTLNIMTLGGLALGAGMLVDNAIVVMENIIRNLETGMSLREASIEGTSQVSGAITASTITTIVVFLPIVYLHGASGELFKDQAWTVAFSLLSSLVVAIFVIPMLASRFLKEKTPLREKRSVSFEWYGRVLEKSINHRWSIIGGAALLVLLAALLLPVVGSEFIPKTDVNEFSVRLSLPEGTELERTAGTVAGVEKMIQEILGENVETIFCMIGPVTGMNEIQSSLFQDENTAIVKIILKDDTSLDPGVIVAKLGGAISSIPELESEFLQDQTALMATLGTDSAPVVIEIRGDDNDILERLAIETKEKLLAIEDLYNVETSLEHGRPEVEVVIDRLKAGMYNIGVNSISSQLSDLLTGRDAGEWEYEGEKKSITLRTPDISLSGLQDLQLNASGTRVRLSELSDIRYGFAPREINRHDQVRTAIVTAHQREGRPFDHVIGDIRESLAGIELPSDYRIAITGEEEKRQAEFKDLRFALILSIILVYMVMASQFESLIHPFSILLTIPLAGVGAILIFFILGKTLNIMAYIGMIMLVGIAVNDSIILVDAINRLRRGGMAARQAIIEAGRMRIRPIVMTSATTILALLPLTLGFGEGASLRSPMALAVIGGLVTSTILTLFVIPSVYSVLDRVE
- a CDS encoding efflux RND transporter permease subunit, producing the protein MTGNLITRRRTFISMLFIALTMLGYVSYRLLPVELFPNAELPFLIVQIFTFQETDPAHMETEAILPLEGAIGTLEDIDRIESVSYGRQGRITVFYNKNTSIKYAYLKLHEKITTVRSSLPENYQVTVVKIDTEQISNMFMSLQVRGGGGLDRVRYVVDNELRREFESIDGISNVDISGGREKSLEIILDDQAIEAYGITPSRIASLIRQNSGSNTFAGQAGTSDRKYFVSVTSEYMDIMDLEEIIVDRNGPVLLKDVAGIYFGVKEQESISRINGKDAVTVTLVRDAQVNLIELSHTTRDIIDRLNRDFAAKDIEIVIQSDTAELMEKNIDLIIKLALIGGLLAVIILWVFLRNLRLVLIIALAIPISVFTSFNFFYAAGISINSLTLIGMALAIGMLLDNGVVVLENIYRLLSEGKDKETAVIQGVSEVWRSIVAATLTTITVFLPFIFSSDFFIQLIGKHIGVSIISTLLVSLVVALLLVPMVTYYFISKKERTRNARFHEVTRRNRLLGIYTVLLKSCLRFPLRTIITAIIVFFASVIICFSLSINVSREAESASIDLYVTMPAGATLENTDLAVADLEQRIAPIEEKLDVISWIEEEEASISISLQDDYQKIAGRDLQAIKDDIDKRISGFRAAETSFDPPQSSRRFRSGGGNMGRSIERMFGIGSQQEKVVIKGNNIETMQDFGESIKYFLENNSSVTSAGMNISENSPEIHLLFDTRVMSYYDITLANIASELGSFDNEYSSRVSFKQGADEYDIIIKTKDQRDREIEDLRTMQVQGATGATVDLQNISRIIYSHGMPTISRVNQEKQVEVIYQFTSDVNSSRDLLEAARAEVDELVEGLVIPPGMAVEVVHEENDYSEFKFLILAAFILIYMILASVFESLSTPVVMMFTIPLAAIGSFWLLIFTGTSLINAYTLTGFLILLGVVVNNGIILIDYSLILRRRGFRRSRALMMAGLARTRPILITAITTIAAMVPLAMGKAEEVTLIGAPFAITVIGGLSLSTLFTLIFIPVVYSGLESGISWIRGLHPGVKFSQAAAFIAGVSFIHLKVDGTIWKLVFLSVLTLSVPGLSWFILNSLRRASGRIIPENQPITIKIQNLVKIYDQPSRFVREWKKSRMLNERAMASNGVLDFGALLWQLPLLGFMTYFVYFYLKSGFWVFLLSHSVYFFILTVADGLSMRNTPRQEARSTKYVLKSLVLFRPIFVWSFPLVNLIVFWLRWHNTAAVIFAGFFWYILLFIYKTSEHLHRENVNIARISGRLATIKKGFFYMVGAIPYIGRKKQPFRALAGVSLEIGSGMFGLLGPNGAGKTTLMRIICGILEQSYGRIEINGIDVNEKREELQSLIGYLPQEFGMYENLTAREFLDYQAMLKGIRDRTNREKMVDSVLESVHMKENRDQTIGSFSGGMKQRIGIAQILLHLPRILVVDEPTAGLDPRERIRFRNLLVELSRDRVVIFSTHIIEDIYSSCNKVAILNKGSLLYLDEPSKMKEVARGKVWQIHVAPNDLEKSRKEMMIVHHMRDGERIRIRAIANSKPSENAIEVTPTLEDAYLWLLKEKDKK